The following proteins are encoded in a genomic region of Lactiplantibacillus plantarum:
- a CDS encoding amino acid ABC transporter permease: protein MDSIWHIIVTSTPQIAAAGLKYTIPIAIISFILGLILAIFTALVKISTRRGWFLILKAIANFYVWLFRSTPLLVQLFIVYFGLPYLKIKGLFPNGVQLDPWTAGIATFSLNTGAYCAETIRAAILSIPQGQWEAAYSIGMTKSQVLKRIILPQAARVSLPPLSNSFISLVKDTSLAASITIIEMFEVSQQIAAQNYQPLVMYSLVAALYAILCTILSWLQGYLEKRTSRYLRPLN from the coding sequence ATGGATTCAATCTGGCACATCATTGTCACATCAACGCCGCAAATTGCTGCAGCGGGTTTAAAATATACCATTCCGATTGCCATTATTTCGTTTATTCTCGGTTTGATACTTGCGATTTTCACGGCCCTCGTCAAGATTTCGACTCGTCGTGGTTGGTTTTTAATTCTAAAAGCCATCGCTAACTTCTACGTCTGGCTCTTTCGGAGTACCCCACTGCTAGTACAACTCTTTATCGTCTATTTCGGGCTTCCCTACCTTAAAATCAAAGGGCTCTTTCCAAATGGGGTCCAGCTCGACCCCTGGACTGCTGGGATTGCCACTTTTTCACTGAACACCGGGGCTTACTGTGCGGAAACGATTCGAGCAGCCATTCTCTCCATTCCTCAAGGTCAGTGGGAAGCGGCCTACTCGATTGGCATGACCAAGTCACAAGTACTCAAACGAATTATTTTGCCGCAAGCTGCGCGAGTCTCACTACCGCCACTATCCAATAGTTTTATTAGCTTAGTCAAGGACACCTCCTTGGCCGCTTCAATCACGATTATTGAAATGTTCGAAGTCAGCCAACAAATTGCTGCTCAAAATTATCAACCACTTGTGATGTACTCCCTGGTTGCTGCCCTATACGCAATTCTATGTACGATTCTCAGCTGGCTACAAGGCTACTTGGAAAAACGGACGTCACGTTACTTACGGCCACTTAATTAG
- a CDS encoding transporter substrate-binding domain-containing protein, with the protein MKSWVKKLSVAVLGLGLAVTLTACGSNTSSSSKSNDLGLQKSGTLTIGLEGTFQPYSYRKDGKLTGFEVDLGKAVAKKMGLKAKFVPTKFDSLVAGLDTNKFDVVMNNMSETAARKKKYLFSTPYIYSKSQLAVKKNSSISKITDIKGKKVAETTTSNNATDAKRLGATITPTDSFQQSIDLVSQGRVAGTINSRESFYAYFKQNPKANIKLIDSGDHIASQKIGAIVTKQHPKMQKQISKAIQELRKDGTLKKLSNKYFGGNVTDK; encoded by the coding sequence ATGAAGTCATGGGTTAAAAAATTAAGCGTTGCAGTGCTTGGGTTAGGTTTAGCAGTTACATTGACCGCCTGTGGTAGTAACACTAGCAGCAGTTCAAAGTCTAACGACCTCGGATTGCAAAAATCGGGGACGTTGACGATTGGCTTAGAAGGCACTTTTCAACCATATAGCTACCGTAAAGACGGTAAATTAACTGGTTTTGAAGTTGACCTCGGGAAAGCCGTTGCCAAGAAGATGGGACTAAAAGCTAAATTTGTACCAACGAAGTTCGATTCGTTAGTAGCTGGTTTAGACACAAACAAATTCGACGTTGTCATGAATAACATGTCCGAAACGGCGGCCCGAAAGAAGAAGTATCTCTTCTCGACCCCTTACATTTATTCTAAATCACAATTAGCCGTCAAGAAGAACTCATCGATTAGTAAGATTACCGATATTAAGGGTAAGAAAGTTGCCGAAACAACGACTAGCAATAACGCAACGGATGCTAAACGTTTAGGTGCAACCATCACCCCAACCGATAGTTTCCAACAGTCGATCGACCTCGTCTCACAAGGCCGCGTCGCTGGGACTATTAATTCTCGTGAATCCTTCTATGCTTACTTCAAGCAGAATCCGAAGGCTAACATTAAGCTGATTGATTCCGGCGATCACATTGCCTCACAGAAAATCGGGGCCATCGTCACTAAGCAACACCCTAAGATGCAAAAACAAATCTCGAAAGCAATCCAAGAATTACGTAAGGACGGCACGTTAAAGAAATTGTCCAATAAGTATTTTGGTGGTAACGTTACTGATAAGTAA
- a CDS encoding aminotransferase-like domain-containing protein has translation MKKLFANRVLNNDTSDLDEVFKNSANPENISFAGGFPDQHLFPDNDLKQAYRDAIEHDGQGIFQYSSTQGLPALRQKIADRMATHADVQVSADNVMMTQGGQQAIDLVAKLMLNHGDAMVVEGPTYMGALAAFDTYEPTYYEIPVDDNGMNIRQLRKTLKAHPEIKLIYTIPDFHNPTGTTMSAKRRQALVALANQYDVIILEDSPYRDLRYSGQNIPAIKHYDTEGRVIFISSFSKILSPALRTGWIVADDAIMHELVGLKSAIDVQSPNVTLAAINSYLDQHDIDDHVATISTSYRIKRDAMLAALDQYFPQNVHYTRPNGGFFIWVTLPEGIDAKTLLNDVVLPQAHVAYVPSACQFASRKVKNGFRLNFTSLDVETITLGIKRLGHILQPAPVIVPAASFAPQF, from the coding sequence ATGAAAAAATTATTTGCAAATCGCGTGTTAAACAATGACACTTCCGACCTAGATGAGGTCTTCAAGAATAGTGCAAACCCGGAAAACATTTCCTTCGCTGGTGGTTTTCCAGATCAGCACTTATTCCCTGACAACGACTTAAAGCAAGCCTATCGTGATGCTATTGAACACGATGGTCAAGGCATTTTCCAATACTCATCAACTCAAGGGTTGCCGGCATTACGCCAAAAAATTGCAGATCGAATGGCGACTCATGCTGACGTTCAAGTTAGTGCCGACAATGTCATGATGACCCAAGGTGGTCAGCAAGCCATCGACCTCGTGGCGAAGCTCATGTTGAACCATGGAGATGCCATGGTCGTCGAAGGCCCGACTTACATGGGGGCTTTAGCCGCCTTCGACACTTACGAACCGACTTACTACGAAATTCCAGTTGATGATAATGGGATGAATATTCGTCAACTTCGTAAAACCTTGAAAGCTCATCCTGAGATCAAATTGATTTACACGATTCCTGACTTCCACAATCCAACGGGTACGACGATGAGTGCCAAACGTCGTCAAGCACTCGTTGCCCTTGCCAATCAGTACGACGTCATTATTTTGGAAGACAGCCCGTACCGGGACCTCCGTTATAGTGGTCAAAATATTCCGGCTATCAAACACTACGATACTGAAGGCCGCGTCATCTTTATCTCAAGTTTCTCAAAGATTCTCTCCCCGGCCTTGCGAACAGGCTGGATTGTTGCTGACGACGCAATCATGCACGAATTGGTCGGACTGAAATCCGCAATCGATGTTCAATCGCCAAATGTAACACTGGCTGCTATCAACAGCTACCTAGATCAACACGACATCGACGATCACGTTGCAACTATTAGTACTTCATACCGGATTAAACGTGACGCGATGTTAGCCGCACTCGATCAATACTTCCCGCAAAATGTCCACTACACCCGTCCTAATGGGGGCTTCTTCATCTGGGTAACCTTGCCAGAAGGAATTGATGCTAAAACCTTGCTCAATGACGTTGTTTTACCGCAAGCACACGTTGCCTATGTGCCATCCGCTTGCCAATTCGCAAGTCGCAAGGTTAAAAACGGGTTCCGGTTGAATTTCACCAGTCTCGACGTCGAAACGATTACGCTGGGAATTAAACGCCTTGGCCACATCTTACAACCGGCACCAGTAATTGTTCCAGCAGCATCGTTCGCACCCCAATTCTAA
- a CDS encoding LysR family transcriptional regulator — MANFAYEVFSTVVAQHTFYQAAATLNVTPSAVSHSINQLEKELGFPLFIRNRSGVELTSDGRQVLPYVQEILNTESNLRQVADNIQGLHSGSVRIGGFSSVCINWLPRIIREFNHKYPDIKISVMQGNFNEITNWAKIGTIDIGFTSMPVNENLLVHSLINDPIYCVTPADFIPENGEFITTDDVADKNFILQQSDYDRDTKLALDHYHVTNNFLRFSIDDQSIISMVESGLGMGILPQLALRKLTGDVNTFSFAEPYNREIALVANKTQAAAPSTAIMIRAIKQFLTKEYPDQMLWQ, encoded by the coding sequence ATGGCAAACTTCGCATATGAAGTCTTTTCAACGGTCGTTGCCCAACACACATTCTATCAAGCGGCCGCTACGCTTAACGTTACGCCAAGTGCGGTCAGTCATTCGATCAATCAGTTGGAAAAAGAACTGGGTTTTCCACTATTCATCCGTAACCGTTCAGGCGTTGAACTTACTAGTGATGGGCGGCAGGTTTTACCCTATGTTCAAGAGATTCTGAATACGGAAAGTAACTTGCGACAAGTTGCCGATAATATTCAAGGATTGCACTCTGGATCGGTACGGATCGGCGGTTTCAGTAGTGTCTGTATCAACTGGTTACCCCGAATTATTCGCGAATTTAATCATAAATATCCTGATATTAAGATTTCAGTCATGCAAGGTAACTTTAATGAAATAACCAACTGGGCCAAGATCGGTACTATCGATATTGGGTTTACGTCGATGCCAGTCAATGAGAACTTATTAGTGCATTCACTGATCAATGATCCAATCTATTGTGTGACGCCCGCTGATTTTATCCCAGAAAATGGTGAATTCATTACGACTGATGACGTTGCGGATAAGAACTTTATTCTACAACAAAGCGATTATGACCGGGACACCAAGCTAGCACTGGACCACTACCACGTTACTAATAACTTTTTACGATTCTCGATTGATGATCAATCTATTATTTCAATGGTAGAATCCGGTTTAGGCATGGGCATTTTGCCTCAGCTAGCACTACGGAAGCTAACTGGAGATGTTAACACGTTTTCCTTTGCCGAACCTTATAATCGTGAGATTGCCTTAGTTGCCAACAAAACCCAGGCGGCCGCTCCTTCAACGGCTATCATGATTCGTGCTATTAAACAGTTTTTGACCAAGGAGTATCCGGATCAGATGTTATGGCAGTAG
- a CDS encoding alpha/beta hydrolase, which translates to MKATTKQVLTGATWLVVLLAMIGGTMLWQQQVHKSKPVTTITVTSTERIPMVLLLDDHLTHNQIQQLTAHIQNSSATQTLVTAKITATGTVTFKGQLLDSDNRPYIQVQLPKNLDSNRQTHLLKQLLTAARQQFKFRRFNLVSYGRGGLTATNYVEHTTTSLSPQHLVLMATPFNGASRQSNNRRQTTPVAAKSQTATLAKLIAHRHTIDSKMQVLIVAGKAIKADQPLPLQSALAGQSIFKPVVKVYQQKVLRSWRTQSGLLNNHQIGNTIQTFIN; encoded by the coding sequence ATGAAAGCAACGACAAAACAAGTATTGACAGGCGCTACCTGGCTAGTAGTTCTGCTAGCAATGATCGGTGGTACCATGCTTTGGCAACAACAAGTCCACAAGTCAAAACCGGTCACCACCATAACAGTGACTTCTACTGAACGTATTCCAATGGTGCTCTTACTAGATGACCACTTAACTCACAATCAGATTCAGCAATTAACTGCCCATATTCAAAACAGTAGCGCCACTCAGACACTGGTCACCGCCAAAATTACAGCGACGGGGACCGTGACATTTAAAGGGCAATTGCTCGACAGTGACAACCGCCCCTACATACAAGTGCAACTGCCCAAGAACCTTGATTCAAACCGACAAACGCATTTATTAAAGCAACTCCTAACCGCCGCCCGCCAGCAGTTTAAATTTCGCCGGTTTAACCTTGTCAGTTACGGTCGTGGCGGTCTCACTGCCACTAACTATGTCGAACACACAACAACAAGCTTATCACCACAACACCTTGTACTGATGGCCACCCCATTTAACGGCGCCAGCCGCCAAAGTAACAATCGTCGCCAAACGACGCCGGTTGCCGCCAAGTCGCAAACGGCCACACTAGCTAAATTGATTGCACACCGCCATACCATTGATTCCAAGATGCAGGTATTGATTGTCGCTGGAAAAGCCATCAAAGCTGACCAACCCCTACCACTGCAAAGTGCCCTGGCTGGTCAATCTATCTTCAAGCCAGTGGTAAAGGTCTATCAACAAAAAGTGTTGCGCTCATGGCGCACCCAATCCGGCTTACTCAACAACCATCAAATCGGTAATACGATTCAAACGTTTATAAACTGA
- a CDS encoding YfhO family protein has translation MRHLGKVPVWITYTVAFIILTCIIYSPLFLDGRSLIWTVDGISQHLPILTAFQKMLKGIGTQSLFGWSWNLGLGADQMTTFAYYVVGDPFNYLVALFPTTKIEFAYQFLILIRLYATGLAFLTFARIWHFSRLSLLIGSLTYTFTAFALHIGMHHPFFLLPLIFFPLLCWGIERVFRGKSWWPLAIVIAITVASNVYFAYVLALGSVIYTIWRYWQQYRQTKTYTRFWQLIYHLLSAVLVGVACAAVLVIPTVLAMLHSTRTGGQFANGLSLYPLSYYIALPNLVLNSDGMPFWVILGISSLTWLAILHSLRHFKQRWDLNSLLIILLVGLLLPAVAATFNVLSSPSNRWLLLSTLLFSVLTMRLIDDWKKLDSWDYRLFLGASVGLIIIIWVVNGFTFNVSARDLISYILLFVLITWFIGSSAMHLSRLTLIIGCFTLLCLNLINTGFGATMTSSGVANPQQLYRGSATSWINKYLDGAQKALPRNDNFYRTTLTPGFYARGAASGKKNISMLLGTHDIASYFSVQNRSISQFSQSIGNQEADPNSPLSTADGRTTTRNLLGVRYIFELADRYDPKNIPVGYHALKNNDGHVSIFKDQPVAGGLSNKTGTIVFVNDNFLPLVSTQNAQISAAKYQRLNAVDKEQAMIQAPITDKPITGVKQVQPQKIATTVPYTVKVRNVTDRPVNSSSRLSQKLVTTNKKIVNDNQTTNKDGLHQLVSDCQGHQLTYDLILDHPEKWQNKELYLEVSGMTMVKPTLNQFLQNNAANAVFANRPNTTLAKIQQFRQALHTDWQLSGYYLSASTAYRSNNFSQQSPTNLSNYSIRKRVILNLGYSSHLRRIVTVRFSQVPELKIHHVKLMAVGFKGRYQRQIKAIQKHGLKQQKVTNNTITGRTQAQTASVLTTSIPYSTGWHLTVDDKPTKTQVVNTGFVGAKIPAGQHKVKLQYHTPGLRLGAIISLIGLLLLLVSILWQSHAWLHNQSNQ, from the coding sequence ATGCGTCATTTGGGGAAAGTACCAGTTTGGATTACTTATACAGTAGCCTTTATTATTTTAACTTGCATCATTTATAGTCCACTATTTCTGGACGGACGGTCTTTGATTTGGACAGTAGATGGGATTTCACAGCATTTGCCAATACTAACAGCATTCCAAAAAATGCTTAAGGGAATTGGCACACAATCATTATTTGGATGGTCTTGGAATCTTGGCCTAGGAGCCGATCAAATGACGACTTTTGCGTATTACGTTGTCGGCGATCCATTCAACTACTTAGTCGCTCTATTTCCAACTACTAAAATTGAATTTGCATATCAGTTTCTGATTTTGATTCGCTTATATGCTACGGGCCTAGCTTTTTTAACATTTGCTAGGATATGGCACTTTAGCCGCTTAAGTCTTTTAATTGGTTCTTTAACATATACCTTCACTGCTTTTGCACTTCACATCGGCATGCATCATCCCTTCTTCTTATTACCCCTCATCTTTTTCCCATTATTATGTTGGGGAATTGAGCGAGTATTCAGAGGAAAATCATGGTGGCCCCTGGCAATAGTAATTGCAATCACGGTTGCCAGTAACGTTTACTTTGCTTACGTATTAGCACTCGGGAGCGTTATTTACACAATCTGGCGTTATTGGCAACAATATCGTCAAACAAAAACGTATACACGATTTTGGCAATTGATTTACCACTTATTAAGCGCTGTTTTAGTCGGTGTAGCGTGTGCAGCAGTGTTAGTTATTCCGACCGTCCTCGCCATGTTGCACTCGACACGTACAGGTGGCCAATTTGCCAACGGATTATCGCTCTACCCATTAAGTTATTATATTGCGCTACCCAATTTGGTTTTAAATAGTGATGGGATGCCGTTTTGGGTCATTTTAGGTATCAGTAGCCTAACTTGGTTAGCTATTTTACATTCGTTACGTCATTTTAAACAACGATGGGACTTAAATAGTCTACTCATTATTTTATTAGTAGGCCTATTACTTCCAGCTGTTGCAGCCACATTCAACGTTCTATCTTCGCCCTCCAATCGTTGGCTATTATTAAGCACTTTGCTGTTCAGCGTTCTTACAATGCGACTCATCGATGACTGGAAAAAACTTGATAGTTGGGATTACCGACTATTTCTAGGCGCCAGTGTTGGCTTAATTATAATTATTTGGGTCGTAAATGGTTTTACTTTTAACGTTAGTGCGCGCGACCTAATATCATATATATTACTATTCGTCTTAATCACCTGGTTTATCGGGTCAAGTGCGATGCATTTAAGCCGCTTAACACTGATAATTGGCTGTTTCACTCTGCTATGTCTTAATCTAATTAATACTGGATTTGGTGCAACTATGACCAGTTCCGGAGTTGCCAATCCACAACAACTATATCGTGGAAGTGCCACGAGTTGGATTAATAAATATTTGGATGGTGCTCAAAAAGCTTTACCGCGTAATGATAATTTCTATCGAACTACATTAACCCCTGGATTCTATGCTAGAGGAGCTGCTTCTGGAAAGAAAAACATCTCAATGTTGCTCGGCACCCATGATATTGCATCCTATTTCTCAGTACAGAATAGAAGTATTAGCCAATTTTCACAGTCAATTGGCAATCAAGAGGCCGATCCTAATTCACCACTAAGCACAGCTGATGGTCGGACAACAACACGCAACCTTCTGGGGGTCCGTTATATATTTGAACTAGCAGACCGTTATGACCCTAAAAATATTCCCGTAGGCTATCATGCTTTAAAAAACAACGATGGGCACGTGAGTATATTTAAAGATCAACCAGTGGCCGGTGGATTATCTAACAAAACCGGAACTATCGTTTTTGTTAATGACAACTTTTTACCATTAGTATCCACGCAAAACGCTCAGATTAGCGCAGCCAAATATCAACGATTAAATGCTGTTGATAAAGAGCAAGCAATGATACAAGCGCCGATTACTGATAAGCCAATAACTGGTGTTAAACAAGTGCAACCTCAAAAAATAGCCACCACTGTCCCCTATACCGTTAAAGTTAGGAATGTTACCGACAGGCCAGTCAACTCTTCAAGCCGACTAAGCCAGAAATTAGTCACTACTAATAAAAAAATTGTTAATGACAATCAAACCACTAACAAAGATGGTCTACATCAATTAGTTAGTGATTGTCAGGGACATCAATTGACCTATGATTTAATTCTTGATCATCCTGAAAAGTGGCAAAATAAAGAGTTATATTTAGAGGTTAGCGGTATGACAATGGTCAAACCTACGTTGAATCAATTTTTGCAAAATAATGCGGCTAATGCCGTATTTGCTAATCGCCCCAATACAACATTAGCTAAGATTCAACAGTTTCGCCAGGCACTTCATACTGATTGGCAACTCAGCGGTTACTATTTATCCGCATCAACCGCTTATCGAAGTAACAACTTTTCACAACAATCACCAACTAATCTTTCGAATTATTCGATTCGAAAACGTGTTATTTTAAATTTAGGCTATTCAAGTCATTTACGAAGAATCGTGACCGTTCGTTTTAGTCAAGTGCCTGAACTAAAAATCCATCATGTAAAATTAATGGCAGTTGGATTTAAGGGGCGCTACCAGCGTCAAATCAAGGCCATTCAAAAGCACGGCCTTAAACAACAAAAGGTAACTAACAACACCATTACGGGTCGCACTCAAGCACAAACTGCCAGCGTATTAACTACCTCGATTCCATATTCAACTGGTTGGCACTTAACAGTTGATGACAAACCAACTAAGACTCAAGTTGTTAATACAGGTTTCGTTGGTGCAAAAATTCCCGCTGGTCAGCATAAAGTCAAATTACAATATCATACACCCGGATTACGATTGGGCGCTATAATTTCGTTAATTGGCCTTTTGCTTCTACTGGTTAGTATCCTTTGGCAATCACACGCTTGGTTGCATAATCAATCAAACCAGTAA
- a CDS encoding NupC/NupG family nucleoside CNT transporter — protein MVFNLVVNIIGIVVFIAIAYLFSKQKHAINWRSVGVMLVLEVLLAWFLTGSQVGVDAVKAAADGFTWLVNVSYDGIAFALASWVNVKSMDFVTSSLLPILLIVPLFDILTYIGVLPWIIKWVGRGLAYITGQPKFESFFVVEMMFLGNTEALAVSQLQLKQMKAQRNLTIAMMSMSCVTASILGAYIKMMPGQFILTAVPMNVLNAAIIAAILNPVEVKPEEDTIAKISGSAAVEETTATTETSGSEELANEQVKEAKPAREPFFSFLGDSILGAGRLILIIAANVIAFVALAKLIDKLLGLINSNLSLENIFGVVMFPFAWLLGFNPSDAFQMASYMGTKLVTNEFVVMGEVSSKVNDFAPHFRAVLTVFLTSFANFSTIGMIIGAFKGIVDREKNDLISRNVGYMLLSGILVSLLSAGVVGLFVW, from the coding sequence ATGGTCTTTAACTTGGTAGTTAATATTATTGGGATTGTGGTTTTTATTGCCATTGCCTACTTATTCTCCAAGCAAAAGCACGCCATTAACTGGCGTTCAGTTGGTGTCATGTTAGTACTAGAAGTCTTATTGGCATGGTTCTTAACGGGTTCACAAGTCGGTGTCGACGCGGTTAAAGCAGCGGCAGATGGCTTCACTTGGCTCGTCAATGTATCATACGATGGGATCGCCTTTGCGTTAGCTAGTTGGGTTAACGTTAAGTCGATGGACTTCGTCACTAGTTCATTATTACCAATCTTGTTGATTGTGCCATTATTCGATATTTTGACCTATATTGGCGTATTACCATGGATTATCAAATGGGTTGGCCGGGGCTTAGCTTACATTACTGGTCAACCAAAGTTCGAATCATTCTTCGTTGTTGAAATGATGTTCTTGGGCAACACGGAAGCTCTTGCTGTTTCGCAGTTACAATTGAAGCAGATGAAGGCACAACGAAACTTGACGATTGCGATGATGTCAATGAGTTGTGTGACGGCATCGATCTTAGGGGCTTACATTAAGATGATGCCTGGTCAATTCATTTTGACGGCGGTGCCAATGAACGTCTTAAACGCTGCGATTATTGCTGCAATCTTGAATCCGGTCGAAGTTAAGCCGGAAGAAGATACCATTGCGAAAATCTCAGGTAGTGCGGCTGTTGAAGAAACTACTGCCACCACTGAAACGAGCGGTTCTGAAGAATTAGCTAATGAACAAGTTAAGGAAGCTAAACCAGCTCGCGAACCATTCTTCTCTTTCTTGGGTGATTCAATCTTAGGCGCTGGTCGCTTGATTTTGATTATTGCTGCTAACGTTATTGCTTTCGTAGCGTTAGCCAAATTAATTGATAAGTTGTTAGGTTTAATCAATAGCAATTTATCACTTGAAAACATCTTTGGGGTTGTCATGTTCCCATTTGCATGGTTACTTGGCTTTAACCCAAGTGATGCTTTCCAAATGGCTTCATATATGGGAACGAAATTAGTGACTAACGAATTCGTTGTCATGGGTGAAGTTTCCAGCAAAGTTAACGATTTTGCACCGCATTTCCGGGCAGTCTTAACGGTCTTCTTAACGTCCTTCGCGAACTTCTCAACGATTGGGATGATTATTGGAGCTTTCAAGGGAATCGTTGATCGTGAAAAGAACGATTTGATTTCACGGAATGTTGGTTACATGCTATTATCTGGGATCCTGGTCTCCTTACTATCAGCCGGTGTCGTTGGGTTGTTCGTTTGGTAG
- the rsmG gene encoding 16S rRNA (guanine(527)-N(7))-methyltransferase RsmG — protein sequence MNPEEFKQALAQHEIALTAKQLAQFALYFQLLVTTNKQFNLTTITAEPEVYLKHFYDSLTPAFYVPALRDQPLTICDVGAGAGFPSIPLKIAFPQLQVTIVDSLNKRINFLNDLVQQLALTGVQTFHDRAETFAGKKSAHRESYDIVTARAVARLSVLSELCLPLVKVGGQMIALKAANARTETAEGTYAVQQLGGQIAQDEAFSLPVTADPRHIIVIDKKKPSPKRYPRKPGTPAKQPLTAPM from the coding sequence ATGAATCCAGAAGAATTTAAACAAGCGTTAGCCCAACACGAGATTGCGCTGACGGCAAAACAATTGGCACAATTTGCGCTGTATTTTCAACTATTGGTCACGACTAATAAGCAGTTCAACCTGACCACGATCACAGCGGAACCAGAAGTTTATCTTAAACATTTTTACGATTCACTCACGCCAGCATTCTACGTTCCTGCGCTGCGTGATCAACCGCTCACGATTTGTGATGTTGGCGCTGGAGCCGGTTTCCCGTCGATTCCGCTCAAAATTGCGTTCCCACAGTTACAAGTGACGATCGTTGATTCATTGAATAAGCGAATCAATTTTTTAAATGATCTAGTCCAACAATTAGCCTTAACGGGCGTGCAAACGTTCCATGATCGCGCCGAAACGTTTGCTGGCAAGAAGTCTGCTCACCGGGAAAGCTACGATATCGTGACAGCTCGGGCAGTAGCGCGCCTATCAGTATTGAGCGAACTCTGCCTACCACTCGTTAAAGTTGGCGGCCAGATGATTGCATTGAAAGCAGCCAATGCCCGTACTGAAACGGCTGAAGGGACATACGCCGTTCAACAATTAGGGGGCCAAATTGCTCAGGACGAGGCCTTTAGTTTGCCCGTGACTGCTGATCCGCGCCATATCATTGTTATTGATAAGAAGAAGCCGTCACCGAAGCGGTATCCACGCAAGCCGGGGACACCGGCGAAACAGCCGTTAACGGCACCAATGTAA
- the noc gene encoding nucleoid occlusion protein: protein MAFSLFGSNRDKHKTEAATTPTEQQIVRIPVTAIIPNRFQPRQVFDETGIAELAATIADHGLLQPIVLREYEPQKYEIIAGERRFRAISSLHWADVPAIIQKMDDGETASMALIENLQRQDLTAIEEARAYQELMELNQLTQSALAKELGKSQSLVANKLRLLKLAQPVQTALLQRQISERHGRALLNLAVEQQAAVLKRVLADQLTVKETEQLVAKTQTPPKPKRKRARGLTGDTRIAVNTIKKSIKMVTDAGLPVKTHEEDTDDGYRITIEIPKNQPRGDQ, encoded by the coding sequence ATGGCATTTTCATTATTTGGTTCTAATCGTGATAAACATAAAACCGAGGCGGCCACGACCCCCACGGAGCAACAAATTGTCCGTATTCCGGTCACTGCCATTATCCCCAACCGGTTTCAACCCCGGCAAGTCTTCGATGAAACTGGTATTGCTGAATTGGCTGCTACGATTGCGGATCACGGCTTGTTGCAGCCAATTGTCTTGCGGGAATACGAACCGCAGAAATACGAAATTATCGCTGGTGAGCGGCGGTTCCGCGCCATTTCTTCACTTCATTGGGCGGATGTGCCGGCCATCATTCAAAAGATGGATGATGGTGAAACCGCGTCAATGGCGCTGATCGAGAATTTACAGCGACAAGATTTAACGGCCATTGAAGAGGCTCGGGCCTACCAAGAACTGATGGAACTCAACCAATTGACGCAATCGGCGCTAGCGAAAGAATTGGGCAAAAGTCAGTCGTTAGTTGCGAATAAGTTGCGATTGTTGAAGTTAGCACAGCCGGTTCAAACGGCGTTGTTGCAGCGACAAATCAGCGAACGGCACGGCCGCGCACTACTCAACTTGGCTGTGGAGCAACAGGCTGCGGTTTTGAAACGGGTGCTTGCTGATCAATTGACGGTCAAAGAAACAGAACAGCTAGTGGCGAAGACCCAAACGCCGCCGAAGCCCAAACGCAAACGTGCACGGGGGTTGACCGGCGATACGCGAATTGCTGTGAATACGATCAAAAAATCAATTAAGATGGTAACTGATGCCGGCTTACCCGTGAAGACCCATGAAGAGGATACGGATGACGGGTATCGGATTACGATTGAAATTCCAAAAAATCAACCAAGGGGTGATCAATAA